One region of Streptomyces davaonensis JCM 4913 genomic DNA includes:
- a CDS encoding MarR family winged helix-turn-helix transcriptional regulator — translation MTTNTPTTTPASTPLLNPQVIGLAHYAGRAVLERVLARHGMTFQQSIALRRAAAQGPVERDGLVGGVVDALKVTPAEAHSVVDELITADLLSPEGPSQVRITDTGRELFDRTSAETAPISARVYAGIPEEDLAAAGRVLTLITERANAELAALSD, via the coding sequence ATGACCACCAACACCCCGACCACCACCCCCGCCAGCACTCCCCTGCTCAACCCCCAGGTCATCGGCCTCGCCCACTACGCCGGCCGGGCGGTTCTGGAGCGGGTACTGGCCCGCCACGGCATGACGTTCCAGCAGTCCATCGCCCTCCGGCGGGCCGCCGCCCAGGGACCGGTCGAGCGGGACGGCCTCGTCGGCGGTGTCGTCGACGCGCTGAAGGTCACCCCCGCGGAGGCCCACTCCGTGGTCGACGAGCTGATCACCGCGGACCTGCTGAGCCCCGAGGGCCCCTCGCAGGTCCGCATCACGGACACCGGCCGGGAACTCTTCGACCGGACCTCCGCCGAGACCGCCCCGATCAGCGCCCGGGTCTACGCCGGCATCCCGGAGGAGGACCTGGCCGCCGCGGGCCGGGTGCTGACCCTCATCACCGAGCGGGCCAACGCCGAACTGGCGGCGCTCAGCGACTAA
- a CDS encoding PepSY-associated TM helix domain-containing protein, producing the protein MSTAPSTTTDEAPQSDVAPAPARPRTWATLRPLVLRLHFYAGVLVAPFLLVAAATGFLYAASFPAEKIVYAHELTVPVGDEKLPISEQVAAARKAHPEGAVAAVRPSPEDDATTRVMLSGVEGVNEERTLAVFVDPYTAEVRGSLEQYGSTGALPLRTWIDEFHRDLRLGETGRLYSELAASWLWVIALGGLVLWFSRRRARRKLRGTSGRRRTLGLHGTVGAWAAAGFLFLSATGLTWSQYTGANIDELRTSLGGATPSISASAGGDHSGHGASAAAGDAAHGIGLDKVLAAARAKGLGDPVEIVPPADAESAYVVKQVQRSWPTKADSVAVDPASGQVTDELRFADYPVLAKLTRWGIDLHTGVLFGLASQIALMLLTLSLILLIVWGYRMWWQRGRGSAFGRPIRRGAWQQVPPQILVPLAVAAAVVCYFIPLLGITLLAFLAVDIVLGEIAHRRGRAEVSR; encoded by the coding sequence ATGTCCACCGCTCCCTCGACCACCACGGACGAGGCTCCCCAATCCGACGTCGCCCCGGCGCCGGCCCGCCCCCGCACCTGGGCAACCCTGCGCCCGCTCGTCCTGCGGCTGCACTTCTACGCCGGAGTTCTCGTCGCACCGTTCCTGCTCGTCGCCGCCGCGACGGGCTTCCTGTACGCCGCGTCCTTCCCGGCCGAGAAGATCGTGTACGCCCACGAACTGACCGTCCCCGTAGGCGACGAGAAGCTGCCGATCTCCGAGCAGGTCGCCGCCGCCCGCAAGGCCCACCCCGAGGGTGCCGTCGCGGCCGTACGGCCCTCCCCGGAGGACGACGCGACCACCAGGGTGATGCTCTCCGGCGTCGAGGGCGTGAACGAGGAGCGCACCCTCGCCGTGTTCGTCGACCCGTACACCGCCGAGGTGCGCGGCTCGCTCGAACAGTACGGCTCGACCGGTGCCCTTCCGCTGCGCACCTGGATCGACGAGTTCCACCGCGATCTGCGGCTCGGTGAGACCGGCCGTCTCTACAGCGAACTCGCCGCGAGCTGGCTGTGGGTGATCGCCCTCGGCGGTCTGGTGCTGTGGTTCTCCCGGCGCCGGGCCCGCCGCAAGCTGCGCGGCACCAGCGGCCGCCGCCGCACCCTGGGCCTGCACGGCACGGTCGGCGCCTGGGCCGCCGCCGGGTTCCTCTTCCTGTCGGCCACCGGACTGACCTGGTCGCAGTACACCGGCGCCAACATCGACGAACTGCGCACCTCGCTCGGCGGGGCCACCCCGTCGATCTCGGCGAGCGCGGGCGGCGACCACTCCGGGCACGGCGCCTCGGCCGCAGCCGGGGACGCGGCGCACGGCATCGGCCTCGACAAGGTGCTCGCGGCGGCCCGTGCGAAGGGGCTCGGCGACCCGGTCGAGATCGTGCCGCCCGCGGACGCGGAGTCGGCGTACGTGGTGAAGCAGGTCCAGCGCAGCTGGCCGACCAAGGCGGACTCCGTCGCCGTCGACCCCGCCAGTGGCCAGGTCACCGACGAACTGCGGTTCGCCGACTACCCGGTGCTCGCCAAGCTCACCCGCTGGGGCATCGACCTGCACACCGGTGTGCTGTTCGGCCTGGCCAGTCAGATCGCCCTGATGCTGCTGACGCTCTCCCTGATCCTGCTGATCGTCTGGGGCTACCGCATGTGGTGGCAGCGGGGCCGGGGTTCCGCCTTCGGGCGGCCGATCCGGCGCGGCGCCTGGCAGCAGGTGCCGCCGCAGATCCTGGTACCGCTGGCGGTGGCGGCGGCCGTGGTCTGCTACTTCATCCCGCTGCTCGGGATCACGCTGCTGGCCTTCCTTGCCGTGGACATCGTGCTCGGCGAGATCGCGCACCGGCGCGGGCGCGCGGAGGTTAGTCGCTGA
- a CDS encoding peptide deformylase, whose translation MASPTDHAPLAELVEQLLSTDGPLPIVAAGDPVLRRGTERYDGQLGPALLARFIEALRLTMHTAPGVGLAAPQVGVPLRIAVIEDPAPVTEEVRLARGRVPQPFRVLVNPSYEPLGTARAAFFEGCLSVPGWQAVVARPVEVRLTGEDENGRTVDEEFSGWPARIVQHETDHLDGMLYLDRAELRSLSSNEAMTERWTQATPEEAAAALGFDVPD comes from the coding sequence ATGGCATCACCCACTGATCACGCGCCCTTGGCCGAACTGGTCGAGCAACTCCTCTCCACGGACGGCCCGTTGCCGATCGTCGCGGCCGGCGACCCGGTGCTGCGGCGCGGAACCGAGCGCTACGACGGCCAGTTGGGCCCCGCCCTGCTGGCCCGCTTCATCGAGGCCCTGCGCCTCACCATGCACACGGCACCGGGCGTGGGCCTCGCTGCCCCGCAGGTCGGCGTCCCGCTGCGGATCGCGGTGATCGAGGACCCGGCACCGGTGACGGAAGAGGTACGGCTGGCGCGCGGCCGGGTGCCCCAGCCGTTCCGCGTCCTGGTGAACCCGTCGTACGAACCCCTCGGCACCGCCCGCGCCGCGTTCTTCGAGGGCTGCCTGAGTGTGCCGGGCTGGCAGGCGGTGGTGGCGCGGCCCGTCGAGGTGCGTCTGACGGGCGAGGACGAGAACGGCCGTACGGTGGATGAGGAGTTCAGCGGCTGGCCCGCCCGGATCGTCCAGCACGAGACGGACCACCTGGACGGCATGCTCTACCTCGACCGTGCAGAACTGCGCTCACTGTCCTCCAACGAGGCGATGACCGAGCGATGGACACAGGCGACACCGGAGGAGGCCGCGGCCGCGCTCGGCTTCGACGTCCCGGACTGA
- a CDS encoding RNA polymerase sigma factor, with the protein MKRSRDKAASELFAALYPRLAGWCRRLVDDDETAHEIASEAFTRLWARWTKVDEPRGFLYVTAANLVRDHWRKLERERKAMRRVTSEAAVRPHPEQADPSVRLLVQSLPERLRVPILLHYYADMPIREVSVLTGRKEGTVKADLHAARELLRAHLRRSLDHTL; encoded by the coding sequence TTGAAACGGTCCCGCGACAAGGCAGCGTCCGAACTGTTCGCCGCCCTCTACCCGCGCCTCGCCGGCTGGTGCCGCCGTCTCGTCGACGACGACGAGACGGCCCACGAGATCGCCTCGGAGGCGTTCACCCGGCTCTGGGCCCGCTGGACGAAGGTGGACGAACCCCGCGGCTTCCTCTACGTCACGGCGGCCAACCTCGTCCGCGACCACTGGCGCAAGCTGGAGCGCGAGCGCAAGGCCATGCGCCGCGTGACGTCCGAGGCCGCCGTCCGCCCCCACCCCGAACAGGCCGACCCGTCGGTGCGCCTGCTGGTGCAGTCACTGCCGGAACGACTCCGCGTCCCGATCCTCCTGCACTACTACGCTGACATGCCGATCCGGGAGGTGTCCGTGCTGACCGGACGCAAGGAAGGAACCGTCAAGGCCGACCTCCACGCGGCCCGCGAACTGCTCCGCGCCCACCTGAGGAGAAGCCTTGACCACACGCTTTGA
- a CDS encoding class F sortase: protein MTPLSRRAFTTAALASLVGCGVHGGDGADAAAGSRGSRRQRRSANSGQSLRRSVPLGLRIPAIDVDTPLIRLGLTPDGSVQVPPITAHDRAGWYEHSPTPGQVGPSVILGHVTVGTYGDGVFRHLSRLGRGDRIEARLENGTEAVFAVSAVRTVAKADFPADDVYGDVDRPELRLITCGGPRTGDDYRDNVIVFAELKAASP from the coding sequence ATGACCCCGCTTTCCAGGCGCGCGTTCACGACGGCGGCGCTGGCCTCGCTCGTGGGTTGCGGCGTTCACGGGGGTGATGGTGCGGACGCGGCCGCGGGATCCAGGGGTTCGCGACGGCAGCGGCGCTCCGCGAACTCGGGCCAGTCCCTGCGGCGTTCGGTGCCGCTCGGGCTGCGCATCCCGGCCATCGACGTCGACACCCCGCTCATCCGGCTGGGCCTGACGCCGGACGGCAGCGTGCAAGTGCCCCCGATCACGGCGCACGACCGGGCGGGCTGGTACGAGCACTCGCCGACACCGGGTCAGGTCGGCCCGTCGGTGATCCTCGGCCATGTCACGGTCGGCACGTACGGGGACGGCGTCTTCCGCCACCTCTCGCGCCTGGGCCGGGGCGACCGGATCGAGGCGCGCCTGGAAAACGGCACGGAGGCGGTGTTCGCCGTCAGCGCCGTGCGGACGGTCGCCAAGGCGGACTTCCCGGCGGACGACGTCTACGGGGACGTGGACCGCCCGGAGTTGCGGCTGATCACGTGCGGCGGACCCCGGACCGGCGACGACTACCGCGACAACGTCATCGTCTTCGCCGAACTGAAGGCCGCATCCCCCTGA
- a CDS encoding Tat pathway signal sequence domain protein, whose product MRRTVLAALPLVCTAVMAGSAPAFADESSPSPSATAAPTPSADPTEAPTPAPSEPGTEPTREPAPGQVSVVPSGAPDTGVGQASSESGGDGALIGGGAAAALVAGGAAFYVVRRRRATGA is encoded by the coding sequence ATGCGCCGAACTGTCCTTGCCGCCCTTCCACTTGTCTGCACCGCCGTAATGGCGGGCAGCGCGCCCGCGTTCGCGGACGAGTCGTCGCCCAGCCCGAGCGCCACGGCTGCCCCGACTCCGAGCGCCGATCCGACCGAGGCGCCGACGCCCGCCCCCTCGGAGCCCGGCACCGAGCCGACCCGGGAGCCGGCCCCGGGCCAGGTCTCCGTGGTCCCGAGCGGCGCGCCCGACACCGGAGTGGGGCAGGCGTCCTCGGAGTCCGGCGGCGACGGCGCGTTGATCGGCGGGGGCGCTGCCGCGGCGCTCGTCGCGGGTGGCGCGGCGTTCTACGTCGTACGGCGCCGGCGGGCGACCGGGGCATGA
- a CDS encoding dihydrolipoyl dehydrogenase family protein — protein MTETESIAYDVVVLGAGPVGENVADRTRAAGLSTAVVESELVGGECSYWACMPSKALLRPVIAQADARRLPGLAAAVQGPLDTAKITARRDAFTSHWKDDGQVGWLEGIGADLYRGHGRITGARQVTVTGADGTERVLTARHAVAVSTGTRAVLPDLPALADVKPWTSREATSAKEAPGRLVVVGGGVVATEMACAWQALGSQVTLLVRGKGLLNRMEPFAGELVAEALKEAGADVRTGTSVTSVTRENGTVVVVTDSGERIEADEILFATGRAPHTDDIGLDTIGLEPGSWLPVDDSLRVIGSDWLYAVGDVNHRALLTHQGKYQARIAGAAIAARASGVPLLETDPWGAHAATADHSAVPQVVFTDPEAAAVGLSLAEAEQAGHRVRAVDYDLANVSGASLYGDGYRGRARMIVDLEREILLGVTFVGPGVGELIHSATIAVAGEVPISRLWHAVPSYPTISEVWLRLLETYRDN, from the coding sequence ATGACGGAAACGGAATCCATCGCGTACGACGTCGTAGTGCTCGGAGCCGGGCCCGTGGGGGAGAACGTGGCCGACCGCACCCGTGCGGCCGGTCTGTCCACCGCGGTCGTGGAGAGCGAACTGGTCGGCGGCGAATGCTCGTACTGGGCGTGCATGCCCAGCAAGGCCCTGCTGCGCCCGGTCATCGCCCAGGCCGACGCCCGACGCCTGCCCGGCCTCGCCGCCGCGGTGCAGGGCCCCCTCGACACGGCGAAGATCACGGCCCGACGGGACGCGTTCACCTCCCACTGGAAGGACGACGGCCAGGTCGGCTGGCTGGAGGGCATCGGCGCGGACCTCTACCGCGGCCACGGCCGGATCACCGGCGCCCGCCAGGTCACCGTGACCGGCGCCGACGGCACGGAGCGCGTCCTGACCGCCCGGCACGCCGTCGCCGTCTCCACCGGCACCCGCGCCGTCCTGCCCGACCTGCCCGCACTCGCCGACGTGAAGCCCTGGACCAGCCGCGAGGCCACCAGTGCCAAGGAGGCCCCCGGGCGCCTGGTCGTGGTGGGCGGGGGAGTGGTCGCCACCGAGATGGCCTGCGCCTGGCAGGCCCTCGGCTCCCAGGTCACCCTGCTCGTCCGCGGCAAGGGTCTGCTGAACCGCATGGAGCCGTTCGCCGGTGAGCTGGTGGCCGAGGCGCTCAAGGAGGCGGGAGCCGACGTCCGCACGGGTACGTCAGTGACATCCGTGACCCGCGAGAACGGCACGGTCGTGGTGGTCACCGACAGCGGCGAGCGGATCGAGGCCGACGAGATCCTCTTCGCCACCGGCCGTGCCCCGCACACCGACGACATCGGCCTGGACACCATCGGCCTGGAACCCGGCTCCTGGCTCCCGGTCGACGACAGCCTCCGCGTCATCGGCAGCGACTGGCTCTACGCCGTGGGCGACGTCAACCACCGCGCGCTCCTGACCCACCAGGGCAAGTACCAGGCCCGCATCGCGGGCGCCGCGATCGCGGCCCGAGCCTCTGGAGTCCCGCTCCTGGAAACGGACCCCTGGGGCGCCCACGCCGCCACCGCCGACCACTCCGCAGTCCCCCAGGTCGTCTTCACCGACCCCGAAGCAGCCGCGGTCGGCCTCTCCTTGGCGGAAGCCGAACAGGCGGGCCACCGAGTCCGAGCCGTCGACTACGACCTCGCCAACGTCTCCGGAGCCTCCCTCTACGGCGACGGCTACCGCGGCCGTGCCCGCATGATCGTCGACCTGGAACGCGAGATCCTCCTCGGCGTCACCTTCGTCGGCCCCGGCGTCGGCGAACTCATCCACTCCGCGACGATCGCCGTGGCGGGCGAGGTCCCCATCAGCCGTCTGTGGCACGCGGTTCCGTCGTATCCGACGATCAGTGAGGTGTGGTTGCGGCTGCTGGAGACGTACCGGGACAACTGA
- the trxA gene encoding thioredoxin, which yields MSSTVELTKENFDQMVTDNEFVLIDFWASWCGPCRQFAPVYEKAAEDNPDLVFGKVDTEAQPELAAAFGIQSIPTLMIVRDQVAVFAQPGALPEAALTDVIGQARKLDMDEVRKAVAAQQAQAEQNGQ from the coding sequence ATGAGCAGCACCGTGGAGCTCACCAAGGAGAACTTCGACCAGATGGTCACGGACAACGAGTTCGTCCTGATCGACTTCTGGGCGTCCTGGTGCGGTCCGTGCCGGCAGTTCGCCCCGGTCTACGAGAAGGCGGCGGAGGACAACCCGGACCTGGTGTTCGGCAAGGTGGACACCGAGGCGCAGCCGGAGCTGGCCGCGGCCTTCGGTATCCAGTCCATTCCGACCCTGATGATCGTCCGTGACCAGGTCGCCGTGTTCGCGCAGCCGGGCGCCCTGCCCGAGGCCGCCCTGACGGACGTCATCGGGCAGGCCCGCAAGCTCGACATGGACGAGGTCCGCAAGGCCGTGGCCGCCCAGCAGGCGCAGGCCGAGCAGAACGGCCAGTAG
- a CDS encoding aldehyde dehydrogenase family protein, whose protein sequence is MALLDPTSWQPRPLKGGEHTVTEPATGEALGTVDLAAAEDVAPAAEAARAAQAQWARLPHFVRAGVLRRAGDLFTAHADELRDWLVRESGSIPGKADFELHVAAQECYEAAALASRPAGQVLPSEAPRLSYTRRVPVGVVGVIAPFNAPLILSIRSVAPALALGNGVVLKPDPRTAVCGGLSLAAVFAEAGLPEGLLHVLPGGAETGAALVTDPRVPVISFTGSTAAGRAVGEAAGRHLKRAHLELGGNSALVVLEDADLDAVISTAAWGSFFHQGQICMTTGRHLVHRSLYAEYVERLAAKADSLAVGDPHRAQVHLGPLIDAGQLAKVHGLVEASAAQGAKLAAGGTHDQLFYRPTVLADVADDTPAYAEEVFGPVAPVRSFSTLDEAADLAAASAYGLSLGIVTGDAARGLELAERIPTGIVHINDQTVNDEAVAPFGGTAASGTGARFGGEANLEAFTDLRWTTVRGDVAPYPF, encoded by the coding sequence ATGGCGTTGCTCGACCCCACGTCCTGGCAGCCCCGCCCCCTCAAGGGCGGTGAGCACACCGTCACCGAGCCCGCCACCGGCGAGGCCCTCGGCACGGTCGATCTCGCCGCCGCCGAGGACGTCGCCCCGGCCGCCGAGGCCGCCCGCGCGGCACAGGCTCAGTGGGCACGCCTGCCGCACTTCGTGCGCGCCGGGGTCCTGCGCCGGGCCGGGGACCTGTTCACCGCACACGCCGACGAACTGCGCGACTGGCTGGTCCGGGAGTCCGGCTCCATCCCCGGCAAGGCCGACTTCGAGCTGCATGTCGCCGCCCAGGAGTGCTACGAGGCCGCCGCCCTCGCCTCCCGTCCGGCCGGACAGGTCCTGCCCAGCGAGGCGCCCCGGCTGTCCTACACCCGCCGGGTCCCGGTCGGCGTGGTGGGCGTGATCGCCCCGTTCAACGCCCCGCTGATCCTCTCCATACGCTCCGTCGCCCCCGCGCTCGCCCTCGGCAACGGCGTCGTCCTCAAGCCCGACCCGCGCACCGCGGTCTGCGGCGGCCTCTCCCTCGCCGCGGTCTTCGCCGAGGCGGGCCTGCCCGAGGGGCTGCTGCACGTCCTGCCCGGCGGCGCGGAGACCGGCGCCGCCCTGGTCACCGACCCGCGGGTGCCGGTGATCTCCTTCACCGGATCCACCGCCGCCGGCCGGGCCGTCGGCGAGGCCGCCGGACGCCACCTCAAGCGCGCGCATCTGGAGCTGGGCGGCAACTCCGCCCTGGTCGTGCTGGAGGACGCCGACCTCGACGCGGTGATCTCCACCGCCGCCTGGGGCTCCTTCTTCCACCAGGGCCAGATCTGCATGACGACCGGCCGCCATCTGGTCCACCGGTCGCTGTACGCGGAATACGTGGAGCGGCTGGCCGCCAAGGCCGACTCGCTCGCCGTCGGCGATCCGCACCGCGCCCAGGTCCACCTCGGCCCGCTCATCGACGCCGGCCAGCTCGCCAAGGTGCACGGCCTGGTCGAGGCCAGCGCCGCCCAGGGCGCCAAACTGGCCGCGGGCGGCACCCACGACCAGCTGTTCTACCGGCCCACGGTCCTCGCCGACGTCGCCGACGACACCCCCGCCTACGCGGAGGAGGTTTTCGGCCCCGTGGCGCCCGTACGGTCCTTCAGCACCCTCGACGAGGCCGCCGACCTCGCCGCCGCCAGCGCCTACGGACTGTCCCTCGGCATCGTCACCGGCGACGCCGCCCGCGGTCTGGAGCTGGCCGAGCGCATCCCGACCGGCATCGTGCACATCAACGACCAGACCGTGAACGACGAGGCGGTCGCCCCCTTCGGCGGTACGGCGGCCTCCGGCACCGGCGCCCGCTTCGGCGGCGAGGCCAACCTGGAGGCCTTCACCGACCTGCGCTGGACGACGGTGCGCGGCGACGTGGCGCCGTACCCCTTCTAG
- a CDS encoding 4-hydroxybenzoate 3-monooxygenase, translating to MRTTVGIIGGGPAGLLLARLLHRAGVGCVVLEIRTREYVEHRQRAGMLEQGTVNALREAGAADRLNAEGLVHHGIELRFDRERHRIDFPTLTGGRTVTIYAQTEIVKDLVALQLADGPPLLFEARALGVEDAESERPVVRFVREGREETLTCDWVVGCDGFHGVAREAIPAAVSRTYAHDHPYAWLGILAEVPPSCEELIYARGERGFALHSMRSPSVSRLYLQVPVGTELEEWPDDRIWDELAARFAIDADWTLERGPVTSRSVTPMRSYVHEPMRHGRLLLAGDAAHIVPPTGAKGLNLAVSDVRILGRALTAWCSTGDTQLIDRYSELCLSRVWQATRFSYDMTKMLHAQPDGDAFDQRMQLARLRRITASRHAAAELAANYTGLPLPEWVPR from the coding sequence ATGCGTACGACCGTCGGCATCATCGGCGGCGGCCCGGCCGGGCTGCTGCTGGCCCGGCTGCTGCACCGCGCGGGGGTCGGCTGTGTGGTCCTGGAGATCCGGACCCGTGAGTACGTCGAGCACCGCCAGCGGGCCGGGATGCTGGAGCAGGGCACCGTCAACGCCCTGCGGGAGGCCGGGGCCGCCGACCGGCTGAACGCCGAGGGGCTGGTCCATCACGGCATCGAGCTGCGCTTCGACCGCGAGCGGCACCGCATCGACTTCCCGACCCTGACCGGCGGCCGTACCGTCACCATCTACGCCCAGACCGAGATCGTGAAGGACCTGGTCGCCCTCCAACTCGCCGACGGGCCACCGCTGTTGTTCGAGGCGCGGGCCCTGGGAGTGGAGGACGCCGAGAGCGAGCGGCCCGTCGTACGGTTCGTGCGCGAGGGCCGGGAGGAGACGCTGACCTGCGACTGGGTGGTCGGCTGCGACGGCTTCCACGGCGTGGCGCGCGAGGCGATCCCGGCCGCCGTGAGCCGGACGTACGCCCACGACCACCCGTATGCCTGGCTCGGGATCCTCGCCGAAGTGCCGCCCTCCTGCGAGGAGTTGATCTACGCGCGTGGCGAGCGCGGCTTCGCCCTGCACAGCATGCGCTCGCCGTCCGTCTCCCGGCTGTACCTCCAGGTGCCGGTCGGCACCGAACTGGAGGAGTGGCCCGACGACCGCATCTGGGACGAACTCGCCGCACGCTTCGCGATCGACGCCGACTGGACCCTCGAACGCGGGCCGGTGACCTCAAGATCCGTCACCCCGATGCGCAGTTACGTCCACGAGCCCATGCGCCACGGCCGCCTCCTGCTCGCCGGGGACGCCGCCCACATCGTCCCGCCGACCGGGGCCAAGGGCCTCAACCTCGCCGTTTCCGACGTCCGCATCCTCGGCCGCGCCCTCACCGCCTGGTGCTCCACAGGCGATACACAACTGATCGACAGATACTCGGAACTGTGTCTTTCCCGCGTGTGGCAGGCGACCCGTTTCTCCTACGACATGACTAAGATGTTGCACGCTCAACCAGACGGGGATGCGTTCGACCAGCGGATGCAGCTCGCACGTCTGCGCCGGATCACCGCATCCCGCCACGCGGCCGCCGAACTGGCGGCGAACTACACGGGACTTCCGCTCCCCGAGTGGGTCCCGCGGTGA
- a CDS encoding LacI family DNA-binding transcriptional regulator has translation MVQIPNTPRSVPTSADVARLAGVSRATVSYVLNNTSAVRISEPTRRRVHQAAKELGYVPHAAARSLRAGHSRMVLMPAPAVPVGPLYSQFISDLQSALGRLDYTVVQYGSVGLHGDEAARAWAELRPVAVLVPGSGLGPQGVTVLKRSGARAVVTVGPECVEGAHAVQMDHSAVGFSAARHLYERGRRRIGVVVPAEGGLEVFSGPRLDGVRRALAGTDATVTELPLAYEEEAAARLAARWRERGLDAVFAYNDEYAMLLMRALQDEGLDVPADTAVIGADDLMLGRLLRPRLSTVHIELPSGRDLAELVDRAVRDPAAVPTTHKVLGASVVHRDSS, from the coding sequence ATGGTGCAGATACCGAATACACCGCGTTCCGTGCCCACGAGCGCCGATGTGGCCCGGCTGGCCGGAGTCTCGCGCGCGACCGTCTCCTACGTGCTCAACAACACCAGCGCCGTACGGATCAGTGAACCCACCCGCCGCCGGGTGCACCAGGCCGCCAAGGAGCTGGGATACGTCCCGCACGCGGCGGCCCGCTCCCTGCGCGCCGGACACAGCCGTATGGTCCTCATGCCCGCCCCGGCAGTCCCCGTCGGCCCCCTCTACAGCCAGTTCATCAGCGACCTCCAGTCGGCCCTCGGCCGCCTCGACTACACGGTCGTCCAGTACGGCAGCGTCGGTCTGCACGGCGACGAGGCCGCCCGCGCCTGGGCCGAGCTGCGCCCGGTCGCCGTCCTGGTGCCCGGCTCCGGACTCGGCCCTCAGGGGGTGACCGTGCTCAAGCGCTCGGGTGCCCGGGCCGTGGTCACCGTCGGCCCCGAGTGCGTCGAGGGCGCCCACGCCGTCCAGATGGACCATTCGGCGGTCGGTTTCAGTGCGGCACGCCATCTCTACGAGCGCGGCAGGCGCCGGATCGGCGTCGTCGTGCCCGCGGAGGGCGGCCTGGAGGTCTTCTCCGGGCCCCGGCTCGACGGTGTGCGCCGGGCCCTGGCCGGCACCGACGCCACCGTGACGGAGCTGCCCCTCGCCTACGAGGAGGAGGCCGCCGCCCGGCTCGCCGCGCGCTGGCGCGAGCGGGGACTGGACGCCGTGTTCGCCTACAACGACGAATACGCGATGCTGCTGATGAGGGCCCTCCAGGACGAGGGCCTGGACGTCCCCGCGGACACCGCCGTCATCGGCGCCGACGACCTGATGCTCGGGCGGCTCCTCAGACCGCGCCTGAGCACGGTCCACATCGAGCTGCCGTCCGGCCGTGACCTGGCCGAACTGGTCGACCGGGCGGTGCGCGACCCCGCCGCGGTGCCCACGACGCACAAGGTCCTGGGAGCATCGGTGGTGCACCGCGACTCCAGCTGA
- a CDS encoding TetR/AcrR family transcriptional regulator — MLYAGFMSASLPPFPLPQEPLDEPTLLQLGSPEDEPCLRADAARNRARLLEAAARLVAQHGAAGVTMEAVAAAAEVGKGTVFRRFGDRTGLLTALLDHSEKNFQAAVITGPAPLGPGAPPLDRLKEFGVALLRRSADELELQLAADPGPERRYSNAPRRFLRGHVLILLREIVPDADCELLALTLMAYLDPATIHYRTEICAMPPGRVEAGWLDLVDRITRSAPSS, encoded by the coding sequence ATGCTTTACGCTGGCTTCATGTCCGCGTCCCTGCCCCCCTTCCCGCTGCCCCAGGAGCCCCTCGACGAGCCCACGCTGCTCCAGCTCGGCTCGCCGGAGGACGAGCCCTGCCTGCGCGCCGACGCCGCCCGCAACCGGGCCCGGCTGCTGGAGGCCGCGGCCCGGCTGGTGGCACAGCACGGCGCGGCCGGGGTCACGATGGAGGCGGTGGCCGCGGCGGCCGAGGTCGGCAAGGGCACGGTCTTCCGCCGCTTCGGCGACCGCACCGGCCTGCTCACGGCCCTGCTCGACCACTCGGAGAAGAACTTCCAGGCCGCGGTCATCACCGGTCCCGCGCCCCTGGGACCCGGCGCGCCGCCCCTGGACCGGCTGAAGGAGTTCGGCGTGGCACTGCTGCGCCGCTCCGCCGACGAACTGGAGCTCCAGCTCGCCGCCGACCCCGGCCCCGAGCGCCGCTACTCCAACGCGCCCCGCCGCTTCCTGCGCGGCCATGTACTGATCCTGCTGCGCGAGATAGTTCCCGACGCGGACTGCGAGCTGCTCGCGCTGACGCTGATGGCCTATCTCGACCCCGCGACGATCCACTACCGCACCGAGATCTGCGCGATGCCGCCCGGCCGCGTCGAGGCCGGCTGGCTGGACCTGGTGGACCGCATCACCCGTTCCGCGCCGTCCAGTTAG